The proteins below are encoded in one region of Cucurbita pepo subsp. pepo cultivar mu-cu-16 chromosome LG10, ASM280686v2, whole genome shotgun sequence:
- the LOC111803372 gene encoding endonuclease 4-like: MGQSELCLIAKAFAFLLLVPGILGWGKEGHYLICKIAEGYFTEDTLSMVKELLPASAEGDLAAVCSWPDEIRWKAHYRWSSALHYVDTPDFFCNYNYSRDCHDTHGHKGRCVTAAIYNYTRQLESAYKEMTSEIRYNLTEALMFLSHFIGDVHQPLHVGFVGDLGGNSITVRWYRRKTNLHHVWDNMIIESALKTFYHSNLTLMIQAIQTNISGEWYNDVSAWRNCALNHTACPNPYASESISLACKYAYKNATPGSTLEDSYFLSRLPIVEKRLAQSGIRLASTLNRIFASEVKVAEI; this comes from the exons ATGGGCCAATCTGAGCTTTGCTTGATCGCGAAAGCGTTCGCATTCCTGCTACTTGTACCTGGAATCCTCGGCTGGGGAAAAGAAGGTCACTACCTAATTTGCAAGATAGCGGAG GGATATTTCACTGAAGATACTCTATCCATGGTCAAAGAATTGCTTCCAGCTTCTGCTGAGGGAGATCTTGCGGCTGTATGCTCCTGGCCTGATGAAATTCGATGGAAGGCTCATTATCGCTGGAGTAGCGCCTTACACTACGTCGACACGCctgatttcttttgtaattataattacTCGA GAGACTGTCATGATACTCATGGACATAAGGGTAGATGTGTGACTGCAGCAATTTACAACTATACTAGGCAACTTGAATCAGCTTACAAAGAGATGACTTCAGAAATTAGAT ATAACTTAACAGAGGCTCTTATGTTCTTGTCCCATTTTATCGGAGATGTCCATCAG CCCCTGCATGTCGGTTTTGTTGGAGATCTAGGAGGTAACTCAATAACAGTCCGTTGGTACCGTAGAAAGACTAATCTCCATCAT GTATGGGATAACATGATCATTGAGTCTGCCTTGAAGACATTCTACCATTCAAACCTTACACTAATGATTCAAGCCATCCAAACCAACATTTCG GGTGAATGGTATAATGATGTCTCAGCTTGGAGAAATTGCGCACTGAACCATACAGCCTGTCCTAACCC GTATGCTTCTGAAAGTATTAGCTTGGCATGTAAATATGCATACAAGAACGCCACTCCAGGAAGCACACTAGAAG ACAGTTATTTTCTCAGCCGGCTGCCAATCGTTGAGAAAAGGTTAGCACAAAGTGGCATAAGATTAGCTTCTACCCTCAACCGTATCTTTGCTTCTGAAGTAAAAGTGGCTGAAATTTGA
- the LOC111803983 gene encoding vacuolar protein sorting-associated protein 28 homolog 2 isoform X3 produces MEVKLWNDKREREMYDNFAELYAIIKATEKLEKAYVRDIIPSSDYETECFKLIAHFKTLASTLKDTVPSIERFADTYKMDCPAAINRLVISGVPATVEHRASAAASSTTSAAIVAECVQNFITAMDSLKLNMVAVDQVHPLLSDLFASLNKLTILPPDFEGKTKMKEWLGRLSKMGAADELTEQQARQLHFDLESSYNSFMAALPTAGT; encoded by the coding sequence ATGGAGGTCAAGCTTTGGAACGACAAGCGCGAGAGAGAAATGTACGACAATTTTGCAGAGCTCTACGCTATTATTAAGGCCACTGAAAAGCTTGAAAAGGCTTACGTCCGTGACATTATCCCCTCCTCCGATTATGAGACTGAATGCTTCAAACTCATCGCACATTTCAAAACCCTGGCCTCGACGCTCAAAGACACAGTCCCGAGTATTGAACGATTTGCAGACACATACAAAATGGACTGTCCGGCGGCGATTAATCGTCTTGTGATTTCTGGGGTGCCTGCGACGGTGGAGCACAGGGCATCCGCCGCTGCTTCCTCCACTACCTCCGCCGCCATTGTGGCGGAGTGTGTGCAGAACTTTATTACAGCTATGGATTCATTGAAACTGAATATGGTAGCTGTGGATCAGGTGCACCCCCTGCTCTCGGATCTCTTTGCTTCACTGAACAAATTGACCATTCTGCCGCCGGATTTTGAAGGGAAAACGAAGATGAAGGAGTGGCTTGGACGACTTTCGAAAATGGGCGCGGCGGATGAGTTAACTGAGCAGCAGGCTCGGCAGCTTCACTTTgatcttgaatcttcttataATTCATTCATGGCCGCTTTGCCTACTGCTGGTACTTGA
- the LOC111803983 gene encoding vacuolar protein sorting-associated protein 28 homolog 2 isoform X2, with the protein MKEGFSLCACPVLFSNPSRNIESLISLHHSHSKIASMEVKLWNDKREREMYDNFAELYAIIKATEKLEKAYVRDIIPSSDYETECFKLIAHFKTLASTLKDTVPSIERFADTYKMDCPAAINRLVISGVPATVEHRASAAASSTTSAAIVAECVQNFITAMDSLKLNMVAVDQVHPLLSDLFASLNKLTILPPDFEGKTKMKEWLGRLSKMGAADELTEQQARQLHFDLESSYNSFMAALPTAGT; encoded by the coding sequence TGAAGGAAGGTTTTTCTCTTTGCGCGTGTcccgttctcttctccaatcctTCACGTAATATAGAATCACTAATTTCTCTTCACCATTCGCACTCGAAGATTGCTTCAATGGAGGTCAAGCTTTGGAACGACAAGCGCGAGAGAGAAATGTACGACAATTTTGCAGAGCTCTACGCTATTATTAAGGCCACTGAAAAGCTTGAAAAGGCTTACGTCCGTGACATTATCCCCTCCTCCGATTATGAGACTGAATGCTTCAAACTCATCGCACATTTCAAAACCCTGGCCTCGACGCTCAAAGACACAGTCCCGAGTATTGAACGATTTGCAGACACATACAAAATGGACTGTCCGGCGGCGATTAATCGTCTTGTGATTTCTGGGGTGCCTGCGACGGTGGAGCACAGGGCATCCGCCGCTGCTTCCTCCACTACCTCCGCCGCCATTGTGGCGGAGTGTGTGCAGAACTTTATTACAGCTATGGATTCATTGAAACTGAATATGGTAGCTGTGGATCAGGTGCACCCCCTGCTCTCGGATCTCTTTGCTTCACTGAACAAATTGACCATTCTGCCGCCGGATTTTGAAGGGAAAACGAAGATGAAGGAGTGGCTTGGACGACTTTCGAAAATGGGCGCGGCGGATGAGTTAACTGAGCAGCAGGCTCGGCAGCTTCACTTTgatcttgaatcttcttataATTCATTCATGGCCGCTTTGCCTACTGCTGGTACTTGA
- the LOC111804471 gene encoding sphingosine kinase 1 isoform X1, giving the protein MDQSGDSKPILNHRVLLPDGSVTPMILTADGCLRWLEEGQRSLSVDKEVLGFSTDGPNIRIKALVEDLGGLLCFGSSGGLVRKEFVFQPLSEESRALWCLKLRECVDLLGRPKRLFVFVNPFGGRRAGYKIYLDDVKPILDDAEIVVTLQETKYQRHAEEVAYSLDITEYDGIVCVSGDGILVEVINGLLRRDDWVDAIKTPLGVVPAGTGNGMAKSLLHSIGDPCTACHATLAIIRGHKCSLDVATISQGEVKHFAVLMLAWGLIADIDIESEKYRWMGSARLDFYALQRIISLRHYKGGVSFVPAPGFEDYGEPTRYDYETASVVDVDKSDGETDNIRRHGYEGPNINLKDLNWRKFDGPFISVWLHNVPWGAENTMAAPDAKMSDGFLDLIIIRDCPKLSLLALMTELNNGRHVKSPFVTYIKVKAFILTPGTRVEEPNKEGIIDADGEVLALGRETITSGQKTLMNYDKLQISMHQGLATLFSPCRD; this is encoded by the exons ATGGATCAATCCGGAGATTCAAAGCCCATCCTCAACCACCGTGTTCTCCTCCCCGATGGAAGCGTCACGCCGATGATTCTCACAGCTGACGGTTGTCTTCGGTGGTTGGAGGAAGGTCAACGGAGTTTGTCTGTTGATAAGGAGGTTCTCGGATTCTCCACGGATGGTCCGAATATTAGGATCAAAGCTCTCGTGGAGGACCTTGGTGGATTGCTGTGCTTTGGGAGCAGTGGAGGTTTGGTGAGGAAGGAGTTCGTGTTTCAACCACTTTCTGAGGAGTCGCGAGCGCTTTGGTGTCTGAAGCTCCGTGAATGCGTTGATTTGCTTG GTCGTCCAAAGAGGCTGTTTGTTTTCGTTAACCCATTCGGTGGGAGAAGAGCTGGTTACAAAATCTATCTAGATGACGTGAAGCCTATTCTTGACGATGCCGAAATCGTTGTCACACTGCAAG agactaaatatCAGCGGCATGCGGAGGAGGTTGCTTATTCGTTGGATATTACCGAATACGATGGTATTGTTTGTGTTAGTGGTGATGGAATCTTGGTAGAG GTAATAAACGGACTGCTGAGGAGAGATGATTGGGTTGATGCAATAAAGACACCTCTAGGAGTAGTGCCTGCAG GCACTGGAAATGGAATGGCGAAATCACTTCTTCACTCAATCGGTGACCCTTGTACAGCATGCCATGCTACTCTTGCCATCATTCGGG GCCATAAATGTTCATTGGATGTTGCCACCATTTCGCAAGGAGAGGTTAAACATTTTGCAGTGTTGATGCTTGCTTGGG GATTGATAGCAGATATTGACATTGAGTCGGAAAAATATAGGTGGATGGGAAGTGCTCGGTTAGATTTTTAT GCTCTTCAACGAATTATAAGTTTGAGGCACTACAAAGGTGGTGTTTCTTTTGTACCTGCACCTGGATTTGAAGATTATGGAGAGCCGACGAGGTACGATTATGAAACTGCTAGCGTAGTAGATGTTGACAAAAGTGATGGTGAGACCGATAATATTCGGCGGCATGGGTACGAAGGACCTAATATCAACTTGAAGGATTTGAATTGGAGAAAATTTGACGGACCTTTTATTTCAGTCTGGCTTCACAATGTACCTTGGGGAGCTGAAAACACCATGGCAGCACCAGATGCTAAG ATGTCAGATGGTTTCTTGGACTTGATTATTATCAGAGACTGCCCAAAATTATCCTTGCTAGCGTTGATGACTGAGTTGAATAATGGAAGGCATGTCAAGTCACCATTTGTTACATATATCAAG GTCAAAGCATTTATTTTGACACCTGGCACGCGGGTAGAGGAGCCTAACAAAGAAGGAATTATAGACGCAGATGGAGAGGTCTTAGCTTTGGGGAGGGAAACTATCACGAGTGGTCAGAAAACTCTCATGAATTATGATAAACTTCAAATCAGCATGCATCAAGGGTTAGCTACTCTATTTTCCCCTTGTAGGGATTGA
- the LOC111803503 gene encoding pre-mRNA-splicing factor SYF1, giving the protein MSISQDLYPSQDDLLYEEELLRNPFSLKLWWRYLIARAESPFKKRFIIYERALKALPGSYKLWYAYLRERLDLVRNLPITHSQYETLNNTFERALVTMHKMPRIWIMYLQTLTNQKLVTRTRRTFDRALCALPVTQHDRIWEPYLVFVSQKGIPIETSLRVYRRYLKYDPTHIEDLIEFLVNSNLWQEAAENLASVLNDDQFYSIKGKTKHRLWLELCDLLTRHATEVSGLNVDAIIRGGIRKFTDEVGRLWTSLAEYYIRRNLHEKARDIFEEGMTTVVTVRDFSVIFDSYSQFEESMLAHKMENMDLSDEEDEAQENGLEEEEEEDIRLDLDLSVSKFEKKILLGFWMYDDNDIDLRLARLDHLMDRRPELANSVLLRQNPHNVEQWHRRIKLFEGNPTRQILTYTEAVRTVDPMKAVGKPHTLWVAFAKLYETHKDLPNARVIFDKAVQVNYKTVDNLASIWCEWAEMELRHKNFKGALELMRRATAEPSVEVKRKVAADGNEPVQMKVHKSLRLWTFYVDLEESLGTLESTRAVYERILDLRIATPQIIINYALLLEEHKYFEDAFKVYERGVKIFKYPHVKDIWVTYLSKFVKRYGKTKLERARELFEHAVETAPADSVRPLYLQYAKLEEDHGLAKRAMKVYDQATKAVPNNEKLSMYEIYIARAAEIFGVPKTREIYEQAIESGLPDQDVKTMCLKYAELEKSLGEIDRARGIYVFASQFADPRSDLNFWNKWHEFEVQHGNEDTFREMLRIKRSVSASYSQTHFILPEYLMQKDQTLNLDEAKDKLKQAGVTEDEMAALERQLAPAIEDSAKDNSRKVGFVSAGVEESQADGVPKVTAHQEDIELPDESDSEEDEKVEIAQKEVPSAVFGGLARKKEDSDETDREKDDDSHLGALERIKRQKKA; this is encoded by the exons ATGTCGATTTCCCAAGATTTATATCCGTCGCAAGATGACCTTCTCTACGAGGAAGAGCTTCTTCGGAATCCTTTTAGTTTGAAGTTGTGGTGGCGCTACCTCATAGCACGAGCAGAATCACCATTCAAGAAGCGATTCATTATTTATGAGCGAGCTCTGAAAGCCCTCCCGGGTAGCTATAAGTTATGGTATGCATATCTGCGCGAACGCCTCGATCTGGTACGAAATCTTCCCATTACTCATTCTCAGTACGAAACTCTTAATAACACGTTTGAACGAGCGCTTGTGACCATGCATAAAATGCCTAGAATATGGATAATGTACCTACAAACTTTGACAAACCAGAAATTAGTGACCCGAACGCGTCGGACGTTTGACCGAGCCCTTTGTGCCCTTCCAGTGACACAACATGATCGCATTTGGGAGCCATACCTCGTTTTTGTTAGCCAAAAGGGTATTCCAATTGAGACCTCACTTAGAGTTTATCGAAggtatttaaaatatgatcCAACACATATTGAAGActtgattgaatttttggtTAATTCAAATCTGTGGCAAGAAGCTGCTGAGAATTTGGCTTCCGTGTTGAATGACGATCAATTTTATTCTATTAAGGGGAAGACCAAGCATCGGCTGTGGTTAGAGTTGTGTGATTTGCTCACTAGACATGCCACTGAGGTTTCTGGGTTGAATGTTGATGCTATAATACGGGGCGGCATTAGGAAATTCACTGATGAAGTAGGGCGCTTATGGACATCACTTGCAGAATATTACATCAGAAGGAATTTGCACGAGAAGGCAAGAGATATATTTGAAGAGGGGATGACTACTGTTGTTACGGTAAGAGATTTTAGTGTGATATTTGATTCATACTCTCAATTCGAGGAGAGTATGCTAGCtcataaaatggaaaatatggaTTTGAGTGACGAGGAAGATGAAGCACAGGAAAATGGTCtcgaggaggaggaggaagaggacaTCCGATTAGATCTTGATTTATCAGTTTCTAAGTTTGAGAAGAAGATACTTCTAGGGTTTTGGATGTACGATGATAATGACATTGATTTAAGGCTAGCTAGGTTAGACCATCTAATGGACAGAAGACCAGAATTAGCTAATAGTGTTCTTCTACGACAAAATCCTCATAATGTCGAACAATGGCATCGGaggattaaattatttgaggGCAATCCCACAAGACAGATATTGACGTATACTGAGGCTGTGAGAACAGTGGACCCCATGAAAGCAGTAGGTAAGCCTCATACCTTGTGGGTTGCTTTTGCTAAGCTGTATGAAACCCACAAAGATCTTCCAAATGCAAGAGTTATTTTTGACAAAGCTGTACAAGTTAACTACAAGACTGTGGATAACTTGGCTAGCATTTGGTGTGAATGGGCGGAAATGGAATTGAGgcataaaaattttaaaggagCTCTCGAGCTCATGCGTCGAGCTACAGCCGAGCCATCTGTTGAAGTAAAACGAAAAG TGGCTGCTGATGGTAATGAACCGGTCCAGATGAAGGTGCACAAGTCCCTAAGACTTTGGACCTTTTATGTGGATTTGGAAGAAAGTCTTGGAACCTTGGAGTCTACCCGTGCAGTTTATGAGCGAATACTAGACTTAAGAATTGCTACCCcacaaataataatcaacTATGCTTTGCTTCTTGAG GAACACAAGTACTTCGAAGATGCATTCAAGGTTTATGAAAGGGGCGTCAAGATTTTCAAATATCCTCATGTTAAAGATATATGGGTTACATATCTATCCAAGTTTGTAAAAAGATATGGGAAGACAAAATTGGAGCGAGCAAGAGAACTATTTGAGCATGCGGTTGAAACG GCACCCGCTGATTCAGTTAGGCCTTTGTATCTTCAATATGCAAAGCTTGAGGAAGACCATGGTTTGGCAAAGCGAGCTATGAAGGTCTATGATCAGGCAACTAAAGCTGTTCCAAATAATGAGAAATTGAGCATGTATGAAATATACATTGCCCGTGCAGCCGAGATATTTGGTGTTCCTAAAACTAGAGAAATCTATGAACAAGCAATAGAATCTGGTCTTCCGGATCAAGATGTGAAGACCATGTGCTTGAAGTATGCTGAGCTGGAGAAGAGTTTGGGAGAAATTGATCGTGCTCGTGGAATATATGTATTTGCTTCACAGTTTGCAGACCCGAGATCAGATTTGAACTTTTGGAACAAGTGGCACGAGTTTGAGGTCCAACATGGAAATGAAGATACTTTTAGAGAGATGCTTCGTATCAAAAGGAGTGTTTCTGCTAGCTATAGCCAG ACACATTTTATTCTGCCGGAGTATCTAATGCAAAAGGATCAGACACTGAACCTTGACGAGGCAAAAGACAAATTGAAGCAGGCTGGGGTTACAGAAGACGAAATGGCTGCTCTTGAGAGGCAGTTGGCCCCGGCAATCGAAGACTCGGCCAAAGATAACAGCCGTAAAGTTGGTTTTGTGAGTGCTGGAGTGGAGGAATCACAAGCAGATGGAGTACCAAAGGTCACTGCTCATCAAGAAGACATTGAATTGCCAGATGAAAGCGACTCGGAAGAAGACGAGAAGGTTGAAATTGCTCAAAAAGAAGTCCCATCTGCAGTGTTCGGAGGCCTTGCTCGAAAGAAGGAAGACTCCGATGAGACCGACAGAGAGAAGGATGATGACAGCCATCTTGGCGCGCTTGAGAGaataaaaaggcaaaaaaaagCTTAG
- the LOC111803374 gene encoding internal alternative NAD(P)H-ubiquinone oxidoreductase A1, mitochondrial-like: MVLSRIAKNGLRRSGSTFNKHSHQKNPYPQGASTYKSFIQSFNPATTNAYVLNLPHIQRVNPMTFWSRGISTTPQRQFPSAERVVEESDLECDEPSFWPGLEATKPGEKPRVVVLGTGWASCRFLKGLDTKVYDVVCISPRNHMVFTPLLASTCVGTLEFRSVAEPISMIQTALAKDPNSYFYLASCTGVDTNKHEVFCETVNHGELPHEPYQFRVAYDKLVIAVGAEPLTFGIKGVKEHAFFLREVNHAQEIRKKLLLNLMLSEKPGISDEEKKRLLHCVVIGGGPTGVEFSGELSDFIIRDVRDRYAHIKDDIKVTLIEANEILSSFDFGLQTYATKHLTKCGVRLMRGVVKEVLPEKIVLSDGTDVPYGLLVWSTGVGPSEFVKSLDLPKAPGGRIGVDGWMRVPSVEDVFAVGDCAGFLEQTGKPVLPALAQVAEREGKYLVELFDRIGKQNGGKAWSAKDMSLGDPFVYKHLGSMATVGRYKALVDLRQSKDARGISLAGFLSWFIWRSAYLTRVISWRNRFYVAVNWATTLVFGRDNSRIG, encoded by the exons ATGGTTTTATCAAGGATTGCCAAGAATGGACTGAGAAGATCAGGAAGCACATTCAATAAGCATTCACACCAGAAGAATCCATATCCCCAAGGAGCATCAACATATAAAAGCTTCATCCAATCATTCAACCCTGCCACTACAAATGCCTATGTCTTGAACCTTCCTCACATTCAAAGAGTGAACCCCATGACTTTTTGGAGCAGGGGAATAAGTACAACGCCACAGCGTCAATTTCCTTCTGCTGAAAGGGTTGTAGAGGAATCTGATTTAGAGTGTGATGAGCCATCTTTTTGGCCTGGACTAGAAGCAACCAAGCCAGGGGAAAAGCCAAGGGTGGTCGTTCTTGGCACTGGCTGGGCTTCTTGCCGTTTCCTCAAGGGACTTGATACAAAGGTTTATGATGTTGTTTGCATATCACCGAGGAATCACATGGTATTTACTCCTCTTTTGGCTTCAACTTGTGTTGGAACATTGGAATTTCGCTCTGTTGCTGAGCCTATCAGTATGATACAAACTGCATTGGCAAAGGATCCCAATTCTTACTTTTATCTGGCTTCTTGCACTGGCGTTGATACAAATAAACACGAG GTGTTCTGTGAGACTGTTAACCATGGTGAACTCCCCCATGAGCCTTACCAATTTAGAGTGGCTTATGATAAGCTTGTGATTGCTGTTGGAGCTGAGCCCTTGACCTTTGGCATCAAGGGAGTGAAAGAACACGCCTTTTTCCTCCGTGAAGTAAACCATGCTCAAGAAATACGGAAAAAGCTTCTTTTAAATCTAATGCTCTCTGAAAAACCAG GTATATCAGACGAAGAAAAGAAACGCCTTCTTCATTGCGTGGTGATCGGAGGCGGACCAACAGGCGTCGAGTTTAGCGGCGAATTGAGCGACTTCATTATAAGGGATGTTCGAGATCGTTATGCTCATATTAAAGACGACATTAAAGTTACACTAATTGAG GCAAATGAGATTCTGTCTTCTTTTGACTTCGGGCTGCAAACATACGCAACAAAGCACTTGACCAAG TGTGGCGTTCGCCTGATGCGAGGTGTTGTAAAGGAAGTGCTTCCTGAGAAGATAGTTCTCAGTGATGGCACTGATGTTCCATATGGGCTCTTGGTATGGTCTACGGGCGTTGGTCCCTCTGAATTTGTGAAATCACTCGATCTTCCAAAGGCCCCTGGCGGAAG GATTGGCGTGGATGGATGGATGCGAGTTCCATCAGTGGAAGATGTTTTTGCAGTTGGGGATTGCGCTGGTTTTCTTGAACAAACAGGAAAACCAGTTCTTCCTGCTCTAGCTCAG GTTGCAGAAAGGGAAGGAAAGTATCTTGTAGAACTGTTCGACAGAATTGGAAAACAGAACGGAGGCAAGGCTTGGAGTGCAAAGGACATGTCTTTGGGTGACCCTTTTGTGTATAAGCATCTGGGAAGCATGGCAACAGTCGGGCGTTACAAGGCTCTTGTCGATCTACGCCAGTCCAAG GATGCAAGAGGCATATCACTTGCAGGCTTCCTGAGTTGGTTCATATGGCGATCTGCATATCTCACTCGTGTAATCAGCTGGAGAAACAGGTTTTATGTGGCTGTCAATTGGGCTACCACTCTTGTTTTCGGCAGAGACAACTCCCGGATTGGTTaa
- the LOC111803505 gene encoding quinone oxidoreductase PIG3, with translation MKAIVISEPGEAEVLQLQEVEDPIIKDDEVLIKVEATALNRADTLQRKGLYPPPKGASPYLGLECSGIVEAVGKNVSRWKIGDQVCALLSGGGYAEKVAVPAGQVLPIPPGVSLKDAASIPEVACTVWSTVFMTSRLSRGETLLVHGGSSGIGTFAIQIAKYQGARVFVTAGSEDKLAVCKDLGADVCINYKTEDFVARVKEETNGKGVDVILDSIGAPYFQRNLESLNLDGRLFIIGTMGGAVTQLDFRSLFAKRLTVQAAGLRNRSLENKAVIVSEVEKIVWPAIAAGKVKPVIFKYLPLSAAAEAHKLMESSKHIGKILLAP, from the exons ATGAAGGCTATCGTGATTAGCGAGCCCGGCGAGGCGGAAGTTCTTCAATTGCAGGAGGTTGAGGACCCAATAATCAAGGACGATGAGGTTCTGATCAAGGTGGAAGCCACTGCCCTGAATCGGGCCGACACGTTACAGAGGAAAGGCCTCTATCCCCCGCCCAAGGGTGCCAGTCCGTATCTGGGCCTCGAATGCTCTGGGATCGTCGAAGCCGTTGGGAAAAACGTATCCCGCTGGAAGATCGGCGATCAG GTATGTGCTCTTCTTTCTGGAGGCGGATATGCCGAGAAAGTGGCTGTCCCAGCCGGGCAAGTACTTCCAATTCCACCTGGTGTTTCCTTGAAGGATGCTGCTAGTATTCCGGAGGTGGCATGCACTGTTTGGTCGACGGTGTTTATGACAAGTCGATTATCGAGGGGAGAGACATTGTTG GTTCATGGAGGCTCAAGTGGAATTGGTACTTTTGCCATTCAGATAGCTAAATACCAAGGAGCAAGAGTATTTGTTACTGCAG GTAGTGAAGATAAATTAGCTGTCTGCAAAGACCTTGGAGCAGATGTATGCATCAATTACAAAACTGAAGATTTTGTTGCacgagtgaaagaagaaacaaatggAAAAG GTGTGGATGTTATTCTCGATAGCATTGGAGCCCCATACTTTCAGCGCAACCTTGAAAGCTTAAACTTAGATGGAAGGCTTTTTATTATTGGAACCATGGGAGGAGCAGTAACGCAGCTAGATTTTCGCAGTTTGTTTGCGAAACGCCTCACTGTGCAGG CGGCTGGGTTGCGAAACCGATCTCTTGAGAACAAAGCAGTCATTGTTAGTGAAGTTGAGAAGATAGTTTGGCCAGCCATTGCAGCAGGCAAGGTGAAGCCTGTGATCTTCAAGTATCTTCCATTGtcagcagcagcagaagcCCACAAGCTGATGGAGAGTAGCAAACATATTGGGAAGATACTGCTTGCTCCATGA
- the LOC111804471 gene encoding sphingosine kinase 1 isoform X2 gives MDQSGDSKPILNHRVLLPDGSVTPMILTADGCLRWLEEGQRSLSVDKEVLGFSTDGPNIRIKALVEDLGGLLCFGSSGGLVRKEFVFQPLSEESRALWCLKLRECVDLLGRPKRLFVFVNPFGGRRAGYKIYLDDVKPILDDAEIVVTLQETKYQRHAEEVAYSLDITEYDGIVCVSGDGILVEVINGLLRRDDWVDAIKTPLGVVPAGTGNGMAKSLLHSIGDPCTACHATLAIIRGHKCSLDVATISQGEVKHFAVLMLAWGLIADIDIESEKYRWMGSARLDFYALQRIISLRHYKGGVSFVPAPGFEDYGEPTRYDYETASVVDVDKSDGETDNIRRHGYEGPNINLKDLNWRKFDGPFISVWLHNVPWGAENTMAAPDAKMSDGFLDLIIIRDCPKLSLLALMTELNNGRHVKSPFVTYIKVKAFILTPGTRVEEPNKEGIIDADGEVLALGRETITSGQKTLMNYDKLQISMHQG, from the exons ATGGATCAATCCGGAGATTCAAAGCCCATCCTCAACCACCGTGTTCTCCTCCCCGATGGAAGCGTCACGCCGATGATTCTCACAGCTGACGGTTGTCTTCGGTGGTTGGAGGAAGGTCAACGGAGTTTGTCTGTTGATAAGGAGGTTCTCGGATTCTCCACGGATGGTCCGAATATTAGGATCAAAGCTCTCGTGGAGGACCTTGGTGGATTGCTGTGCTTTGGGAGCAGTGGAGGTTTGGTGAGGAAGGAGTTCGTGTTTCAACCACTTTCTGAGGAGTCGCGAGCGCTTTGGTGTCTGAAGCTCCGTGAATGCGTTGATTTGCTTG GTCGTCCAAAGAGGCTGTTTGTTTTCGTTAACCCATTCGGTGGGAGAAGAGCTGGTTACAAAATCTATCTAGATGACGTGAAGCCTATTCTTGACGATGCCGAAATCGTTGTCACACTGCAAG agactaaatatCAGCGGCATGCGGAGGAGGTTGCTTATTCGTTGGATATTACCGAATACGATGGTATTGTTTGTGTTAGTGGTGATGGAATCTTGGTAGAG GTAATAAACGGACTGCTGAGGAGAGATGATTGGGTTGATGCAATAAAGACACCTCTAGGAGTAGTGCCTGCAG GCACTGGAAATGGAATGGCGAAATCACTTCTTCACTCAATCGGTGACCCTTGTACAGCATGCCATGCTACTCTTGCCATCATTCGGG GCCATAAATGTTCATTGGATGTTGCCACCATTTCGCAAGGAGAGGTTAAACATTTTGCAGTGTTGATGCTTGCTTGGG GATTGATAGCAGATATTGACATTGAGTCGGAAAAATATAGGTGGATGGGAAGTGCTCGGTTAGATTTTTAT GCTCTTCAACGAATTATAAGTTTGAGGCACTACAAAGGTGGTGTTTCTTTTGTACCTGCACCTGGATTTGAAGATTATGGAGAGCCGACGAGGTACGATTATGAAACTGCTAGCGTAGTAGATGTTGACAAAAGTGATGGTGAGACCGATAATATTCGGCGGCATGGGTACGAAGGACCTAATATCAACTTGAAGGATTTGAATTGGAGAAAATTTGACGGACCTTTTATTTCAGTCTGGCTTCACAATGTACCTTGGGGAGCTGAAAACACCATGGCAGCACCAGATGCTAAG ATGTCAGATGGTTTCTTGGACTTGATTATTATCAGAGACTGCCCAAAATTATCCTTGCTAGCGTTGATGACTGAGTTGAATAATGGAAGGCATGTCAAGTCACCATTTGTTACATATATCAAG GTCAAAGCATTTATTTTGACACCTGGCACGCGGGTAGAGGAGCCTAACAAAGAAGGAATTATAGACGCAGATGGAGAGGTCTTAGCTTTGGGGAGGGAAACTATCACGAGTGGTCAGAAAACTCTCATGAATTATGATAAACTTCAAATCAGCATGCATCAAGG